The genomic DNA aaaactttttttgcCCTTTCTCTTTTACTCATACCACCTTTCCAGATTTACAatcaaaatgaagaaaaagttgCCGCCACAAAACAAACCAGCAAAAGggtcttttacttttaattttttttcaaaaccttGTTTAGGGCTCATCTGAAGGTACTTTTGATTCGATTCTAACCCGAGCTCCTGAAGCAAGCCTGTTCAAGATACAACATATAGGCTTTAGATAAATCTGATATGTTCATATCAAGAACAAGAATTTAAGATGTTTATGTTTTTACCTTTCGTCGATCTTGATCACTTTCTCATCGTCTTCTCTGAATGAATCAGGCTTCCTCGAAGATTCGGTTATTCTTTTACTGCAAACTTCATGTGTTTTAGTGGGACATGGAATGTTCTTGGTTGTATCTTCTGAtgagtttcttttcttctctgagACAGGAGATCTCAAGGACTCACTGCGTGGGTGTTGCTTGCTGAATACAGAGGAAGCTTTTCTTGATCCTAGATTGTACTTCGAACCACCAGGTTTCAAGTCCCCGTTCTCTGCTACACCCATTTGGTTGGATGCCCTGAGAAAAACTCACATGAGATGTGTTCTCAAGGATTCACAAAGATAGACTTTACTAAACTTCAAAACCTATTAGAATGGCATACACGTTGAAGTTGTATTTTTTAGTGGAAACATTAAAGAACTGTCTTAACTCAAAACATAACACAACATCCAATTCAAACAGTATCAGGACCTTTGTTTCCTACTGATTTTAGAAATCTACCTGTCACCATTATAGGATGAAGAACGCTTAAGAGAAGCATTACAATCCACTGCATCCTTCTTCTGTAGCTTCGTCTCGACCAAACTCCCACTAAAATACTCTTTCTCCTCCAATCTCAATCCCATTAGACTCGGTGTTTCCGACAAACGATCAAAGTCTCCCATCATAAACgatgaggagaagaaaggaGACTGAAACTTCGAGTGGCCAAATTTAGGTTTGTAAGTTGGAACAAGGCCAAAGTTATTATCCTTGACTGATACTGAACCACAAGATATCAACTGCATCAGCATATTCGAGGCCCTAAGCCTCGAATGAGCGGGCATTCGAACATCTTCTTGTTCAAGAATCCTAAAACTATTCATCTTACTAACATCAGCTCTTATTAGAGACTCCAAAGTATCAGTCTTTGCTCCCAAGGAAGAAGCACTATTGGAAAAAGGCGGCGAGACAGAGTTTCTTGATATTTCCCCACTGTCTCTCTCCTTCCCCGCCGCACAAGAAGCCTCGCTCGCGAGATTGTTTTCGCTGGTTTCAGGCTCTGATgatccatcatcatcagttGAAACACCTCTACTAAAAGTCTCTATTGGCTTTTTACCACAACCACTCACAGTTTCATCGGTTTGAGTAGACGCATCTGCGAGTCCTTCGGTCTTATACACTTTGTACTCAGCTAAACACCAAGAAGATGAGTTCTTTGCGTCTCTTGAATCAGGGGATACACCAGAAGAGACAGAGCGAAGAGCTGGTGGAGATAGCTCATCATCTTCTTGAGAATGCTTATTACTTCTTTTCCCATTGTTCATActcgaagacgaagacgaatcATCATTACTTCTAGATGATGGTGGCTCCACAACTATCGGCTTCATGTTTTGACTCGCTGTATTTACAATTGGACTAAACTGATCTGCACAACATAGGTTTCTGTAAAGCTtcttcattgaaaaaaaaaaaattattacaaaaattgttatattcACCTGAATTGGATTCATCAAATAGCTCAGAACCTTTAAGAACATACTCATTCCCATGAGCTGGTAAAATCAAATCATCTTCTGATAAATCATGCCAAACAAAACCATTCCTGTAGCTTCTGCAGAGTTAAATAAATAGATTAAAACATTAAATCTGAAACTCTTGTTGCTTCATGAAGTCAAATCAAGAAAGTTACATTACCTTTTACTAGACCAAGAGTACATTGAAGCCATTCCTCTACCTCTAAGAACATTAAGCCTCTCTATAACAtctacaaaacccaaaaagaaacacaattgaTTCTTCATAATTCttcaaaatctccccaagaaaaaaaagcattatTAGCATTTACCTCTTAAGTATAATCCATTAGGAGAAGACATCAGAACCTCCATGAAATGAGGATGCTCAAGCTGACGATTCTTGGAGAGATAATAAACAATTGGGACTTTCTTAATCTTTTGATGATACTTTGGTGACTTCTCAGTCCATACTTTTGCTCTCTCTGGACTCACTTCTCTGCTATACTTCTTCATCCTTGCTTccatgtttctttttaaaaagaccCTAATTGGATAATTCCGACATTAGTCTCTCTGTCTCATTTCTTGAAACGAATCAGATCTATTATTAATCTGGaggagacaagaaaaaaaaaatacagaatgAAGAAACGAAACTGTGATAGAGAGTTAAGAGAAGCTcctcaaagatgaagaagagagagagagagagatgggtttagtaattaatggtttttttttagagCAGTGGAGATTAAtgggagagacagagagacgACAGTAACagtgtaagagagagagaaagagagttaaaGCTTATTTTTTTCAGACAtagctatttttgttttgtaactagAGAGAAAAAGACACTGAGAACACTGTGTGaattttttttcgttcttttgTCTATCTTCATTTTaccctctctttttctttctttttgagaaaaatcctatctaattaaaaaaaactcacaaataTTTTTGCTCTTTATGTTTACTGGATAGTCTGgatacataataaaattttgattttttaaattaattgtatataaagaaaagagagttttgAATTATATTATACCACCTTTGTTTTACTTTAAGTGATGTTTTagcaaaaataaattgtttcatttttaagtGATGGTTTCTACTTTTTATatgtaaacatttatatgtatttttctttgccaatcttattttacaatatgtttttttattagttgaatttattttactttaatggtattttatgtaaaagaagtaaattaaatagaaattatatattgattcgtgtgtagaaaatttaaagagtatatatactagatgactatacttttagaaataattcataaaataactATCACTCATGTCCGTGTGTCCCCTATGTAACTTAAAATTACGTTGCTCTCCTcccgtcttcttctctcttctttctctttctttctctcctttatctttattcttcttcctcttgcttccttcttctttctctctcatcaAAGTACATAAatatctctccttttttttcttaatcgaAAGCCTaataaaaaaactcaccaccaccaacacaaATCTACTCCGCCGAGTTTATCACCATCATCTCCGTAACAATTACCGCCTTCTCCATCATCTTTTATCCACCGAATTCATCACCATCACCTCCGACCACCATCTCCTaaatcatcaccatcatcttgttttctcttttcccaATTGCTCtacttttctcattctctttatCTCCTCCAACATCGGGACAAACATTGTTAGAGGAACtatgtgttttaatatttttaaatgtatcAGTGTTTATCTaccatgttttttttagaaaactattgTAATTCAtagtgttttttatataaatgacaTGATATATTCCAAAGAATGATAATATTGCATGCTTTTTCTATTTACTCCAACCAAAAATGCTATTTTGTAACATCACATGCTATTTATACGATAATTACATGCAATTTAAACATGATTCAtgctattttttaaaataacccTATCACCACCTATGTAATTACTTTCACTCACCACCATAGACACCTCTGTAACAATTACAACCACCATCTCTTCTAATTGTAACCTCAGCTTTAATTTGGGTACTCACTATGACTTATTGTAGCATTATCTCTCTGCATTTTTCCAGTCACAAAATATATCTCATATTGAACTTTCAGATTTtgtaaaacttgtaaattagaAGGTTAATATGGTAACTACTCTACACCTACCCCACCATAAAAAGAGTCATTTACTAAAGAAAACTGATTCATAgttattttcttgattctttttgGATCCATGATTATCTACCAAAGTTGCTCAAATTTAAACATCGGTTAAAATGTTACATAGGGAGTAATAGTTTAGTGAAGCTATATCAGAGTATTGTTTGGTTATACACTAAATATTGAAATTCTAGAACTTGCACTCTAAAATTGTaagatttgaaaatattaaattttatattagagtttgtttttttaaaactcaacaACCCAaacaattaaactaaaatatcatacattagaaaactttaaaattggTGACCCaatcaagaagacaaaaatcaacaaaataagcactaacaactaaaaaaaaaaatttgtagactatataatttttataagttggttacaaactaggttatacattaaatataggttggttacaaaaaaacattatagattaattggtcaatttgTGGGCTATATGAATATACTTAAGACTATTTCatagaatatttttaaagagaatattctaatgatttatacaatttcctaaataaaatatttagtatttcatatattgttacaaaatatacactattaggcataaaaatatatttttaggcgtaaaaaagaataaaatattggtaatttatcacacttaatcgtaaTTTTTGAGATCTTAATGtgcaattgaaaataaaatattacctaatcacgggtcatattaaaaaactttcaccaaacaagttcaaaaattaaaataaaaacaaataacaaacataaccatttatcatacataaaattacaaaattaaaaatgtaacatccgcgaaccgaaatcccggtttagggattgcatcggtcgatgcaaggccagttaaacgctgcgttttgggttagggaaaacccttaactcgagtgttTGGTCTCATTCGggagtttagccgtttttgagagaaaagaaagacagaaaagtgttcttgagtgttcttagggattttgggagattggaagctgttcATGTAGAGATCtatagctgggatcgttgtaggagcttcctggatgtgttttcttgtttgtttaaggttcataatcgtcttggcaaaggtaagtgcatgaccatagcttatctaagttggagatctctctgatttgcttgttatgtgttgttaggcttgctagattgttatttgggacgttaggaagctttcttgtggcttgggatcgagttttgtggttgtaggaacgaagatccggtgagaagcttcggaggaaaacgatgctcggcaatgcatcggtcgatgcactttgtgcgagGACGATGCgtaaactttagggtttttgtgctatgtcgagcatgcgtcggtcgatgcattgggagtatcggtcgatgcaagtgaacgttatatcggtcgatgcatatcatgcgtcggtcgacgcaaccccaactggtgtcggtcgatgcatgtttggTGTTGGTctatgcagagtcctggtttattattattgattgttgattgttggttgatggttagagatgtctctattgcttgtgtgtatagcccagtagatgagaagattgccttactgagtgtttataaaatactcatgcattgcaatttgtgtttgtggtgcagataaaggcaaaatgtgatcgtggaatcaagacaatgaagaggaggatgttctagggactcgattggttgttgtctggcattgctagatTGCTAAAGTTGGATcatagaaacattgctaggttgctggttctatgttttatgttggttgaattttggatattatttatgttatgattattggtttattattggatatttattggatattggtatttgttattccgctgttggttgtgattgtggttaggtggcagTGGGTATGGTACCATtacttgtagtttatttattattattattattaatattattattatttactatttattattttaaaaaaaacgggtcggagTCGTTTCAGTCTTTTTTATGTGACAActcgtcccgcggaccccactagcccaccgctagccgccccaacatACCCAAAGCTGGCCTTGcaaggcatcgatcctaacccctcaccgtggaaatGGAACTAtttatccaaatccaccagtaggttattggtgcgtcatacgttcctcgaaccttgatcctcaccctttaacaacttttCCATAGaacaagttgtcaccaattgacctggggttaggatcgatgccctgcaggaccaGCCTGGGTCCATGGAGAcaagctagcagtgggctatTGGAGTCACGGGACGAGTTgtcataaacaatataaaacttacaaaataattttttttttcaaatcatcatatttaccatatgattttattgtataatgttttatccgaaaacacttttaaaaataatcatataaattatattttattttaaaattataatataaataaataaaaaattcaacttGTACTATAACACGAGTCATAATCTAGTATTATATGAGAAATCCGTAAATAAGTGAATCAGTCATATATAGTAAGTTGAGTCCGATAGatgacataattttttaaaaaattattggtgcaactatatatatacttacgaGTTTACAAATGGTAGGGGATAAAAAAGGGATATGATTTTTTAAGTTGTAAAACGtcactttttgtgaaacaaacttaaaaccttaaaacgattttttttatggaaacATAGATAGTAATAATTAGAATAAATAGAATAAACTGGTCAGTATCGTTAAGTTTGTTGGTATTTTAGACTTAATTAGACACAGAAAGATTTGGTggtatttttttggtattaatttTTGCGAGTTTTTAAATGGGTAACTATACCCGTATCTCTCTTTTACTTCAATGTAAACAATTTACCAACCATAactataattttgaaatttaatcaATGTCTCAAAATAATGAATTGTATCTTCAACCAACTTGCCAATTATGGCAACGTTCACGTAAGACGTAACAATCAATATGCCAATTATGACGActttcatgtaataatctccCTTCCGAATATATGGATAGATGTTCCAGAGAAATTTTTATTGTTGCATCTTCTTTGaggaacaaataaatattatgattaAATGCGAGCATTAACTTGCTATTTAAGAAAAGGTTAAAGCGAtttatttgctttctctttctttgtggAAAGCTGAAATGGAATAAAAACTCGTGCATGAAGATGTCTCTTGTTAGATTTACGTGCATGCTTTATTTCTTTATTAGCATATCGAAACCAATTATGCATGTAATAATTGACTTTCAAAAACGGATATGTGGTGATATCATATgaatgaaaagataaaaaaatataattatgatgaTCTATGGCAAATTAATGTTGTGCTGTATAGAATCAATAAGTCAAATTTCATTTCCGCTATAAAGATTAAACTTTCAATCGGAAACTCATTTTTTTAGTGATTGTATCATACAAACATGTAAATGCCGAAAGTATATGTAGAGCTATAAATATGTAGTATAAACAGTCACATTTGTAGTCGTATACATTTTAAAGCCAACTCTAGATGTGCCATAGATTATTCTAAAATTAACTTGGGCCAAGCCAAcatccttttctatttttttcctattcATTCAAGATCCAACAACAATTTTGGATTACCTTCTCTTTTGGATTATCAGTCCATCAAAACTAGAACCACTCTTAACTATATAATTACCTTTCGTCGTATTGTTAGAAAAGAAATAGGTTTCTTTGTCTTGCTTCaaggttttttcttcttcttcttcttcacatggCCCTATTTAAAACCACATGGGGACGGACAAATGTGACTTAGGTGCTTCTCTGTCCTTTTAAGTTTGTTATTGACACTGTTTCTTTCACACACACTCTCCTCTCCTTTGTctcttccaatttttttggaGCACATAAGAGAGGATAAAGACAAATGATAGAAAGACCAACCAAATAAAATCTAGGAACCCAACTCGTTTCGTTGGAACCCAATTTCGTTAGTGGGCCTtgttaatatattcaaaacgtccttaaaagttaaaaacacatatttttagGGTATTGAattgccaaaaagaaaaagaataaacataTTAGTTCACTGAAATAAATTGTTAAAACAttattaatactaaaaaatatactataatcATACTTCCACTATTCATAAAGATGCACCGTAATAGTGGAAGTATGattacatttattatattttttttagtattaataaTGTTTACGATTTATTTCAATGAACTAAtatgtttattctttttcttttttggcaaaATGAACTAATGCATTCAATACACTAAAAATATGCATTAcactaaaaatatgaaaataaactaaacaaaataaaaaacagtgATTAACACTGTAAATATTTTCACTAAAATCATGTTTCGAGGTGTCTTAAAATGGAAGCACAGCTCAGACTTTGATTATTCAATGTATAAAAAAGTagtgtgtttttgtgtaaaaaaaatactttgtataatttaataaaattttccatatattttataataagtttaattcaatgaattttatataatttaattcgaaaatataattcaaagcaaacaatctaaaaattatTCTTTACCATCTTGTGACCCCATAATTAGAATTTTGAAATGTATCCATCTCTTGTGAAAATGttcatttttataataagatatgagattttttcaacaaaatacaaatttgagatattaaaatatttaaaagaaatctctaaaaaaaaagtaaaagtgtcCTGGATTAGATTAGACAAGTTGTTGTTTCATTCCCAATTTAGGCCCACTAGAAATTAATTActcaacttcttcatcatttcattataagaaaattttgatttgtttgttgtaaaGAAATAATGATGGGAACTTTCTTGTCGTTTAGGTTCATACACACAAAATTATGAATCAAACTAACTTCTCCGTTTATTTCATTGTAAGAGCATAAAAAAGTTTCTCCTCCTAGACGctattttttttaccatttctCCTAAATAGCTTATGTATTTTGCNNNNNNNNNNNNNNNNNNNNNNNNNNNNNNNNNNNNNNNNNNNNNNNNNNNNNNNNNNNNNNNNNNNNNNNNNNNNNNNNNNNNNNNNNNNNNNNNNNNNNNNNNNNNNNNNNNNNNNNNNNNNNNNNNNNNNNNNNNNNNNNNNNNNNNNNNNNNNNNNNNNNNNNNNNNNNNNNNNNNNNNNNNNNNNNNNNNNNNNNNNNNNNNNNNNNNNNNNNNNNNNNNNNNNNNNNNNNNNNNNNNNNNNNNNNNNNNNNNNNNNNNNNNNNNNNNNNNNNNNNNNNNNNNNNNNNNNNNNNNNNNNNNNNNNNNNNNNNNNNNNNNNNNNNNNNNNNNNNNNNNNNNNNNNNNNNNNNNNNNNNNNNNNNNNNNNNNNNNNNNNNNNNNNNNNNNNNNNNNNNNNNNNNNNNNNNNNNNNNNNNNNNNNNNNNNNNNNNNNNNNNNNNNNNNNNNNNNNNNNNNNNNNNNNNNNNNNNNNNNNNNNNNNNNNNNNNNNNNNNNNNNNNNNNNNNNNNNNNNNNNNNNNNNNNNNNNNNNNNNNNNNNNNNNNNNNNNNNNNNNNNNNNNNNNNNNNNNNNNNNNNNNNNNNNNNNNNNNNNNNNNNNNNNNNNNNNNNNNNNNNNNNNNNNNNNNNNNNNNNNNNNNNNNNNNNNNNNNNNNNNNNNNNNNNNNNNNNNNNNNNNNNNNNNNNNNNNNNNNNNNNNNNNNNNNNNNNNNNNNNNNNNNNNNNNNNNNNNNNNNNNNNNNNNNNNNNNNNNNNNNNNNNNNNNNNNNNNNNNNNNNNNNNNNNNNNNNNNNNNNNNNNNNNNNNNNNNNNNNNNNNNNNNNNNNNNNNNNNNNNNNNNNNNNNNNNNNNNNNNNNNNNNNNNNNNNNNNNNNNNNNNNNNNNNNNNNNNNNNNNNNNNNNNNNNNNNNNNNNNNNNNNNNNNNNNNNNNNNNNNNNNNNNNNNNNNNNNNNNNNNNNNNNNNNNNNNNNNNNNNNNNNNNNNNNNNNNNNNNNNNNNNNNNNNNNNNNNNNNNNNNNNNNNNNNNNNNNNNNNNNNNNNNNNNNNNNNNNNNNNNNNNNNNNNNNNNNNNNNNNNNNNNNNNNNNNNNNNNNNNNNNNNNNNNNNNNNNNNNNNNNNNNNNNNNNNNNNNNNNNNNNNNNNNNNNNNNNNNNNNNNNNNNNNNNNNNNNNNNNNNNNNNNNNNNNNNNNNNNNNNNNNNNNNNNNNNNNNNNNNNNNNNNNNNNNNNNNNNNNNNNNNNNNNNNNNNNNNNNNNNNNNNNNNNNNNNNNNNNNNNNNNNNNNNNNNNNNNNNNNNNNNNNNNNNNNNNNNNNNNNNNNNNNNNNNNNNNNNNNNNNNNNNNNNNNNNNNNNNNNNNNNNNNNNNNNNNNNNNNNNNNNNNNNNNNNNNNNNNNNNNNNNNNNNNNNNNNNNNNNNNNNNNNNNNNNNNNNNNNNNNNNNNNNNNNNNNNNNNNNNNNNNNNNNNNNNNNNNNNNNNNNNNNNNNNNNNNNNNNNNNNNNNNNNNNNNNNNNNNNNNNNNNNNNNNNNNNNNNNNNNNNNNNNNNNNNNNNNNNNNNNNNNNNNNNNNNNNNNNNNNNNNNNNNNNNNNNNNNNNNNNNNNNNNNNNNNNNNNNNNNNNNNNNNNNNNNNNNNNNNNNNNNNNNNNNNNNNNNNNNNNNNNNNNNNNNNNNNNNNNNNNNNNNNNNNNNNNNNNNNNNNNNNNNNNNNNNNNNNNNNNNNNNNNNNNNNNNNNNNNNNNNNNNNNNNNNNNNNNNNNNNNNNNNNNNNNNNNNNNNNNNNNNNNNNNNNNNNNNNNNNNNNNNNNNNNNNNNNNNNNNNNNNNNNNNNNNNNNNNNNNNNNNNNNNNNNNNNNNNNNNNNNNNNNNNNNNNNNNNNNNNNNNNNNNNNNNNNNNNNNNNNNNNNNNNNNNNNNNNNNNNNNNNNNNNNNNNNNNNNNNNNNNNNNNNNNNNNNNNNNNNNNNNNNNNNNNNNNNNNNNNNNNNNNNNNNNNNNNNNNNNNNNNNNNNNNNNNNNNNNNNNNNNNNNNNNNNNNNNNNNNNNNNNNNNNNNNNNNNNNNNNNNNNNNNNNNNNNNNNNNNNNNNNNNNNNNNNNNNNNNNNNNNNNNNNNNNNNNNNNNNNNNNNNNNNNNNNNNNNNNNNNNNNNNNNNNNNNNNNNNNNNNNNNNNNNNNNNNNNNNNNNNNNNNNNNNNNNNNNTTTTTTTTACCATTTCTCCTAAATAGCTTATGTATTTTGCCATTAATGTTAAGAGTACGCAAAAGTGATCAACTTGTATTTGGAAAATATGATATTAGTGGGTGAATTAGTCAAATGATAGTGCACAAAGTAAAGCCAAGAAAACGGGGTCCTCATACTTTTTCTTTACGATCCACCGACTCCTACTCGTTTCTTTTGGCAAGAACTCACTGTTACTTTCGCTGAAAAAGTTGTCTTCTTAGAGGAAACTAATTCAGATCTGTGGGTAACCAAATCCCAATCACTGTACGCTCATCAACCTCACATCATTTCATATCTTAAAGTCTCTTTCTCACACGTCCTCCTCTTACCCACACATACATAAACGAGTAGGGTCATTATGAATGGTAGAGACCAGCTCACTTTGGTCTAGCCCATTTAAAACCTGAATTTGCCTAGGGGGTCACAAGCTAACATGCGGTTAACCTAGAAAATATTCAAAGGATAATGCCAGGATCATATAATTACCAAACGATATGAGATGATCGTATGTGGTGGCATCGTTGTATTAGGTTAGCTAGCTTGCACTGGtaaatcaattttgaaaaaaaaacatgatatgaAAAGGGTTGACCCACGGGCAAGATTGATCAAAGCCGGACCGGACCTACTATAACAATCCAACATGGGAGAAAAGGGTTCATTCAAACTCCACTGCTTGGCATACATCATCTCATATCTTAAAGTCTCCTTTCTTACACACAAATACACAAGAGAGTAGGGTAATTGTGATGGGCCGGTCCAGTTCACTTTTAGTCTTAGCCTGATTTTGGCTTGCGGGTCACAAGCTAACTCGCGGTTAAcctgaaaactaaaaaaatgataatgCCAGGATCATAGAATTACCAAGTTTAAGATATGATCCTGGGAGAAAATGGTTCACTCAAACTCCAAATCTTGTCATACAAGGACCCTTGCAAAGACTACAAACTCTTTTTATACATACTTGACCCTTGAATAAAATGTGAGTACATAAACGATCAAGGCAAGAGCCTTTGGTACTTGGTTTCTCTTTTGGAGTCAGACTCGTCACAGTGAACCCTCTTCCTGTTTAGATTATTCCCACAACTATCTTGTGACAATGGCGACGCTTCAGCAATAATCACCGGTGGGATATCAAAGGACTCAAGTTGTGGAGGTGGATGACGCCATTGTGGAAGCTGTCCAGCTAGAAGCAGAGTCTGGAGCAGAGGCCCTGCCTTCACCACAGCCTTTAGAAGCTTCCCTTTCTCCGGTAATGTCATCTCCGGGAAATCTAACTCGATTCCCATCGGCGGTTCAAAAGATGAGACAATGCTTTCTTCGCCGTCGGATGAGTGAAAGCCATTGATGTTTGGATCTTGCTCCTCGTCGGTTTGGCGTTGGAGGATGAAGTTTTGATCAAGAAGAAGCCTCTTGTATCTCTCTTGTGCTTCATTTCTCTCTTTGATAGCTTTGTTGAGAAGATCTTTGAGTTGCATTATCTGGTCGTCTTTGGTATTGAGTTCTTCATTGGCCACCATTCTTGTTTGCTCTAACTCCATTGTTGTGTGCAGAAGCGAGTGCCTTAACTCTTCTATTGTCTATAAGTACCAAAATTaacattttgagttttgagcaaatgagcaATCTAttctataataataagaaagaattaGAATCTCTTAAAGAAGTATGTAGACTGGTGTTTAGTTTACCTTTATACCACACTGGTTTTGGTGAGCCCAACCAAGTAGATAATTTTGCTGTTGTCTCTCCATCTTCCTCAATGGATCAAATTCtatagagagggagagagtgaGTTTTATAtgacttatttgatttgcttttagaTTAGTCACAACTCACAAGGGGGTTGGGACAAGATTCAAGAAAATGTCTGAAACCTTTCTTCCATCATAGAGACTctttattgactttttttcgtcctttttggtattttttatataacagatacaaattaaacaaacaaacaaacaaaataacgCGTTAACGGTAATTATGATTATGTTGGACAATATCCTCCTTTATTCCACTGGACTTCTTCGGCCTCGATTTGAGAGGAACAGAGAATTTTACGTTGCAAACTTGCAAAGAGAGAAAGTATCATCATCTAAAAAATCATCACGACACTGTTCATGTAAGATAATATTTGCGGCTACTAAAACATCTCTTTGGACAACATTAATTGTGGTTAACTGGTTatacacag from Camelina sativa cultivar DH55 chromosome 7, Cs, whole genome shotgun sequence includes the following:
- the LOC104700722 gene encoding protein UPSTREAM OF FLC-like; amino-acid sequence: MEARMKKYSREVSPERAKVWTEKSPKYHQKIKKVPIVYYLSKNRQLEHPHFMEVLMSSPNGLYLRDVIERLNVLRGRGMASMYSWSSKRSYRNGFVWHDLSEDDLILPAHGNEYVLKGSELFDESNSDQFSPIVNTASQNMKPIVVEPPSSRSNDDSSSSSSMNNGKRSNKHSQEDDELSPPALRSVSSGVSPDSRDAKNSSSWCLAEYKVYKTEGLADASTQTDETVSGCGKKPIETFSRGVSTDDDGSSEPETSENNLASEASCAAGKERDSGEISRNSVSPPFSNSASSLGAKTDTLESLIRADVSKMNSFRILEQEDVRMPAHSRLRASNMLMQLISCGSVSVKDNNFGLVPTYKPKFGHSKFQSPFFSSSFMMGDFDRLSETPSLMGLRLEEKEYFSGSLVETKLQKKDAVDCNASLKRSSSYNGDRASNQMGVAENGDLKPGGSKYNLGSRKASSVFSKQHPRSESLRSPVSEKKRNSSEDTTKNIPCPTKTHEVCSKRITESSRKPDSFREDDEKVIKIDERLASGARVRIESKVPSDEP
- the LOC104700723 gene encoding uncharacterized protein LOC104700723 encodes the protein MERQQQNYLLGWAHQNQCGIKTIEELRHSLLHTTMELEQTRMVANEELNTKDDQIMQLKDLLNKAIKERNEAQERYKRLLLDQNFILQRQTDEEQDPNINGFHSSDGEESIVSSFEPPMGIELDFPEMTLPEKGKLLKAVVKAGPLLQTLLLAGQLPQWRHPPPQLESFDIPPVIIAEASPLSQDSCGNNLNRKRVHCDESDSKRETKYQRLLP